In Tetrapisispora phaffii CBS 4417 chromosome 6, complete genome, a single genomic region encodes these proteins:
- the TPHA0F00490 gene encoding uncharacterized protein (ancestral locus Anc_4.72), which produces MIRLNRYYVQNGNIARSIIPFRRCYHFNLLNLKIGYTNSVALHPNSEKLYISQIQVSKNASDNQGEPITKQVCSGLQGIIPIAEFKNQLVVIVDNMKKRKLRGEISEAMILCGEDLASNVVQLCQPQTTGDMRLIGHQVVLEGYKQEDTITTRRIKDKEWADITSRLFIGDGNKVMYREEDTNDVKALLVIGNSPEDLIPLIVRSLPKGSQVR; this is translated from the coding sequence ATGATAAGATTGAACAGATATTATGTTCAAAATGGGAACATTGCAAGGTCCATTATTCCTTTCAGAAGATGTTACCATTTCAAtctattgaatttaaagattgGATACACGAATAGTGTTGCATTGCATCCGAACTCTGAGAAGTTATACATTTCCCAAATACAAGTGAGTAAAAATGCATCCGATAACCAAGGAGAGCCAATAACAAAACAGGTTTGTAGCGGTCTGCAAGGTATCATTCCAATAGCAGAGTTCAAGAATCAATTGGTCGTTATCGTTGATAATATGAAGAAACGTAAACTTCGTGGAGAAATCAGTGAGGCAATGATACTCTGTGGAGAAGATCTAGCAAGTAATGTTGTGCAACTTTGTCAACCTCAGACTACAGGAGATATGCGGTTAATTGGACATCAAGTTGTTCTAGAGGGCTACAAGCAAGAAGATACTATCACTACGAGAAGGATAAAGGATAAAGAATGGGCTGATATTACTTCTAGGCTATTTATTGGCGATGGAAATAAGGTTATGTACCGAGAGGAAGACACCAACGATGTGAAAGCTCTTTTAGTTATTGGGAACTCGCCAGAAGATCTGATTCCTCTTATCGTGCGTAGCTTGCCTAAGGGAAGTCAAGTAAGATAG